Below is a window of Camelina sativa cultivar DH55 chromosome 11, Cs, whole genome shotgun sequence DNA.
TTAGCTGATTACGCCATTTGCTCTACTAACTTCCCTCAGGTGAGAGTGTTCTCGTAAACGTTTCTATAGTCTACGAATCCATTGGTTTATATATAGGTTGTGATGTGAATATTAGAGCATCATATCAAAGCATATTGGCATACGAGTATACTGTATTGATAATTAGTGAATCTATTAGTATGATTAAATGTTGGGACCATAATGGTTTTTGTGGTTAGAAAGAGTGATGAAAGTTTCTAAAAGCTGAATATGTGGAATCTATAACTTATGAGTGGAAATGAACCTATGTGTACTTCTGCTAAACTTGAAGGCTCATTTACTCTTTATGATTGGTTTGTAACTAGTTACACATGTTCTTGCATCGAAACTGTGTCACACTTGGTGTATATAAAGCTTAATAATAGTTGATTGGAAAAACAGGATTGGACAGAGTCACCATCATCTCCCAGTGCACTTCTCTCTATGCTCATTAGATTACCAAAGCTAAAATTCGTGATCATGACTTTGGGGGAACACGGTTGTGTGATGCTCGAGAGATGTTCCGATGGTGTGTTTATTCTCGACTTCCCTTTTTGCAATTATCCAATGATCACAGTTCTTAACTTAGAGGATCACTCATGTTCTCCATAATTGGCCGCCATTGGTGGTATCTACAGAGGTTTCAGGTTCAGAAGAAGAGACAGACATAGATGAATTACACGAGTCTCTGAAGCAAAACACAGACTATACAAGTTTGTTACCGGTCTGCAATTCATCGGTAAATAAACGTTTTAAAGATCCATAATTTTCTAACAAGTTCCACTTATTCATTTCTTTTACCATATTCAGCTAGTGACTAGACTGGGAGGGAATGTTACAGGGAGATTAGTTATAGTAACAGCTGAGAAAATACCTTCATCGGAACTTATAGACACAACCGGTGCCGGAGATGCGTTTACCGGAGCTTTGCTCTATGGTAATAATACGCTTCACTACTAACCCAAGTGTTAACTAAAGAGATATTTGGCAAAATGatacatttttcaaacataattaggAAGAAGATACATTTACaatttacaattagaaaaatCCACATTTAACactatttgattattttctcaGCCTTTTTTGCCATTCAATAATCTTTCTAATTACATTTCATGCCATAATACAATTACTCTCCTTTTCTTcctatttcttaattttttcaaattaatataatttttttagaaaacttcttagatacaaaaaaaatatatagttttttctttacaatttgatatgaattttgtttaataatttttaaatatattatataaatcttttgtatATGTAGACATTTTAAGTGTAAAGATGTCtatacaccttattaagtgtacaaatgtctgtacacattCTTAAATGTATAgatgtaatttttacaaaaccattaTGGTATATACATCCAAAATCttaagaattaaacaaattacatcaaaattaaacaaattacatttgtacacttaataatgtgtacagacgtGTACatacatatgtacacttaatatGGTGTACGGATAtacaatttgtaaaaaatatttaacattattaaataaaatcatcaaacaatatgcatatcaaattgtaaagaaaaaaacatagatttttatatatctgaaattttttaaaaaacaaattttaattagccaatttttttgtttttagatcgTATGgaatataataaagaagaaaaataaactcatgcttccctctcttctctctcctctaaCGAAACCAAAAACACATGTAGAACTAACTAGTAATCTCCACCAATGTCCTCTGTCCCACCATTGTGCTCTATCTCTCCTATTCTCTATCTTTTAACACCctgttttttctgttttaaatagTGATAGTACCAAACACCCAATTAAGTTCTAAACACGTATTAAAACCCCAAGAATGCATTGAGCCGGGCGTAAACCGACTACAATCTtcattcttgttctttttttttacttacaggTTTGTGTACGGAAATGGCTacagaaaaaatgttgacatTTTCATCTCGAGTCGTAAGTTtggttcttcttttgttttattccgacgtgatttttaaaaaagctaGCGTCACACGCGTTTTGATAGGAATTGTGATTGAAGGATTTGCGTTTGAGATTTGTTGTAGGCTGCTTGCTGCTGCAGAGGTTTAGGAGCTCGAACTAGTCTTCCGTTTCGTACTGATCCAAACCTTGCAACGTTCTTAGCAACACCACCgtaacttttcttttgtcatcTTGACGTCTCAGCTCAATAGACCCAAGGTCTTAAATTGCGTTTGTACTTTATTTggtataaaaatgaaataaaaataaaagattatatGTTGCGGGAAATGCCAAGTCAGATTCTCGTTTGCGTGACACCGTCTTACATTACGTGTACCATGTGAACAAAGTACTGATGGAAAAGAAATAATTCAAATCATATTGGGTGTAAATGCCTAAATGGTAAGATACAGTATATAGCAATAAGAAATTACGAATGTctagtttaattattaaaataaaaataactacagGATAGTTTCACATatactaaaaagaaaacaattaaaagttttatttttacttttcattaATATACAATATCAGTTTCATTAattgatacttaaaaaaaaatagagataaaacGAATATTATTGATTATTAGACCTTTTAGATTCTAAAACGTTTGGCATTTacataaactgaaaaaaaaaattgttcttttgttgaatttcGGTGTATAATAATTATGGTAAGATCTTTATACCATTAAGAAGAATGGATTAAAAAATGATActtttctttataaagaaataaaaaatttgtcccaaaaatatatatcgcGAAC
It encodes the following:
- the LOC104725063 gene encoding uncharacterized protein LOC104725063 isoform X4, whose protein sequence is MILKDVIWLRNSNLAAWILRFVCSFCLPLSQNAKDGASHFNYVIVDNQTNTRTCIYTPGYPPLLPDDLTESLLLSVLDGVRVLYVNGRSREAELLLAQKAHSKNISILINAEKRRAGLDELLSLADYAICSTNFPQDWTESPSSPSALLSMLIRLPKLKFVIMTLGEHGCVMLERCSDEVSGSEEETDIDELHESLKQNTDYTSLLPVCNSSLVTRLGGNVTGRLVIVTAEKIPSSELIDTTGAGDAFTGALLYGLCTEMATEKMLTFSSRVVSLVLLLFYSDVIFKKASVTRVLIGIVIEGFAFEICCRLLAAAEV
- the LOC104725063 gene encoding ketohexokinase isoform X2, which translates into the protein MSSFSDETIPSHQPIVLGCGQLCLDYLVTVSSFPNPDQKIRCTSSKVQGGGNTGNSLTCVARLGFPCRILAKVADDSQGRYMVEELESSGVDTSFCLNAKDGASHFNYVIVDNQTNTRTCIYTPGYPPLLPDDLTESLLLSVLDGVRVLYVNGRSREAELLLAQKAHSKNISILINAEKRRAGLDELLSLADYAICSTNFPQDWTESPSSPSALLSMLIRLPKLKFVIMTLGEHGCVMLERCSDEVSGSEEETDIDELHESLKQNTDYTSLLPLVTRLGGNVTGRLVIVTAEKIPSSELIDTTGAGDAFTGALLYGLCTEMATEKMLTFSSRVVSLVLLLFYSDVIFKKASVTRVLIGIVIEGFAFEICCRLLAAAEV
- the LOC104725063 gene encoding ketohexokinase isoform X1, with the protein product MSSFSDETIPSHQPIVLGCGQLCLDYLVTVSSFPNPDQKIRCTSSKVQGGGNTGNSLTCVARLGFPCRILAKVADDSQGRYMVEELESSGVDTSFCLNAKDGASHFNYVIVDNQTNTRTCIYTPGYPPLLPDDLTESLLLSVLDGVRVLYVNGRSREAELLLAQKAHSKNISILINAEKRRAGLDELLSLADYAICSTNFPQDWTESPSSPSALLSMLIRLPKLKFVIMTLGEHGCVMLERCSDEVSGSEEETDIDELHESLKQNTDYTSLLPVCNSSLVTRLGGNVTGRLVIVTAEKIPSSELIDTTGAGDAFTGALLYGLCTEMATEKMLTFSSRVVSLVLLLFYSDVIFKKASVTRVLIGIVIEGFAFEICCRLLAAAEV